The window aagaagctcctggacaaccaaaagaaaatccaGGAGACATTAGATACTCATGGGAAGGTGATCAAGGAGCTGGGCAAGCAGGTCAAAAAGATAAAGAAGACCCAAGCTTCAAAAGAGTATGTGGAGCTGCTGAAGATGGAGGTAGAGAAGTTAACTTCTACTGGAGATATCCCATCGGGCATGCTTATGGAGGAGACTGCCCCTGCAGTACAGACAGCACAGGCATCAGAGCAGGAGGCTGACAGAGAGCTGGTGAGAAGATTTATGGTACCCCAGATCGAGGGCTTAGAGATTCAGTTAGAGGATCCTGATGGAGTTGATGAGCCTACACAGTCTGAGGACCCTACCAGAGTacctgagaccacatagggagttttctttaatCTCTATCCTTTCCCTAAGCATATTTTTACtcttagcattgaggacaatgctaattTCTATTTGGGGGGTGGtcttattttgatttgatgactttgatgactggcatgtaataattatgatactatttttcgttatttttcacttttggtatgtatataactttaccattccaTGTATATACTCATCCCCATTTTGTGTATATTCGTTTcactcccctattgtacatattcattttactttccgtattttactatataacttcttttgtaatttttcttaatagcatagcttcttacttcctttagtagcttctttttgagtTTGTAGCCTTTTTTTATATTTCTGCGTGATTAAttagcctttgattttcttaatgcctcggttctttccaaaggtggatgttgtgtgaaccgggtggctcttcccaacgatggatagtgtgacaaccttcttaagggattgagtctgttttgctttctattttgatatatagtagtaatgaataaaagtgtctcaagtaggcttcacttggtaccaacacatttacctttgacctcatggttagagacaagtttGTTGAAGagattagctctagttgtgacctttagactcttgagttgactaaaaCTATCATCAAGTGGTTTCTGTGAACTATCTGTGATCTTCAATCTTAGCtatggttgttgtgggccctcgactctatcctctttaacaatccagtagcttgagaggtgaggtattgcattgcaagtccaagtctccTGCCAacaagtctagaacttgccctgaatgtttgtctaggcgaaattctaagtgtagatcgacttgagaagtgattgtaggctctccttggtcccatttgaaaTGTAAAAGCTTTCgtagcctaccaatgtgatatccctagtcaacccctttgagcctaagcctttttcattcaatagccacattacaagccttcatCCATTTTATAATGACAATCTCTTGGCACGCAATCTTTCCTTAACATTCATGATGAGCAATGagaaaaaacataagtttgggggggagacgaggaatttcaaagtgatgaaaggtacaaagaacaaaaagagttgatgaaaaggaaaggcaaagaaaaggataAAGCGCTaaaaagaaatatgtcaaaaagaaagaaaaggttgaagggattcaaagaaaataatgtcGAAAGGCATAGAATGacgagaaaaggagaaaaataattgtcatgaacaagaaagagtgacaatatgCCTCTCTAGTTCCTCTgagaaagaagaaaatgactcaaagagtcaagaaagtatgaaccgaaatgagaaaatggagtgcttaaggaaagatgaaaccatcatagttcattatatcctaccttgatccaaaaagccttcattacatcccgctaaagccctatatgatttcaagttgagtgagcttacattagggGTGATCTACATAAGGgccaagcttatggtacttagagccgaacttgtggcattcttttgagagtgatgaacGCACTTCTttacaatccttgttttgagtgtcacattctataaagtgagatttgctcatggagagtagaggaggagaagtttgggatccacaatgacctacgtgagaGAGCGAGCTTCTttgatgaattgagtcaactcttgatgattttgtgtcacattagaactatggaaCTCAAGAAGTCATAGCATGATGTTGCTGATAatgcatttgtgttgagggtagttgttagtcccaattgatgcttgatgaagtcaccttagaaaagctgaaattttcctttcttctttttgtgGAGGTGGAAATTACCTTGTTTAcctgaggacaagcaaaagcttaagtttggggtagttgataactagggttttagcctattatttgctttcttttgcttaggttttgggtcaaaaatgcataaagctattaccgaaaactaacttaatgtgcttgcttgctgggtttggtcaaaatgaggcaaagaagccATAATCAGCTCATGAAGGTgtcaaacttatactaatctaAGGCTGAGACTGGAGCGCTGAGAGCGGCAGAAAAGCGCGGTCGCGTAAGGACCACCGCTGAGGCGGCCATTATTACGCGATCCGCGAAAGTAGATTCAGAGAAGCTGTTTTGAGTACTAAAATAACCGCTGACCGCGTTGGAAAAGAGCGGCCGCAAAATCTTTGGCGCGGCCGCGAAGGAATTTTTGCTGAGAGCGTGGTTCGAGGTTCAGAGACTCTACAGTTTAGGCTCAAATGAAGAACACGGCCCGCGTCCAAATTACGCGGCCGCGAATTGATCTTACACGGACGCGAAGGGAATTCCTCTGAGAGCGCATCTTGAGGTGCAGAGACCCTGCAAGTCAGGCTTAACTGAAAAACGCGATTCGCATCCAAATTACGCGACCGCGATGGAAGCACACACAGACGCGATTGAAATTTTGCGGCCCGCGAAACTAAGACAAATCCAAGCCCAGTATTGAAAAAACACGGACCACGCTCATTATTACGTGATTGCGAAAGCTCAAGCGCAgacgcggtcagaattacgcgtcCGTGAATCCTccacaggggcatttttgtccgaaaatttcagctctgtataaatagatctttttgacatttttaggttaagttttgtttaGCAAAGCACGTGAACGGTTGGTTTttcctttttgggcaattttataatagatttaccttcaaactttagattttcatcttgtactttaatattatggcttatatttcatctttatctttgatttatgctgttattatgagtagctagaccccatagctagggttgtaacccaaccctagtgtgggtatttaatgggtcttaaattttagggcttaattgtttatggtttagtgatatttagcctaattcatgctaaaattgtagaatcagtggttgcaaacactgattcatgcctttataacttaggctcttcttgaggaagagagactaagtctagaaaaattaggctaacaaggaattggggtaaactcaagagattgatagccccaattaaagggttaaacctagagatagtaatgcccgacttgagccaatttcatttggattgtatgaacacccatttggtcttgagaaagccaaatcgggcaatgtcactcaaactaccgagaggtatagagtgagcacttacgtgtgatggttatatcacgaccccaatcgtAACAAACTtgtcctagattcttgatacccattagatactcacctaggcggaagtcactaccctagtgccttttaacacttgaaaactttcacaaaaaatattgtacttagcttacactTGGCATataatagtataaaattagaatagaatcaatcgcaacaatgtttggaagtgcaattagaaacaacacgcacatctagattagttagatacccgactccaaaccaaattaactccctgtggagaTCGATCCCAACCTCAtcgggtaaaactgcatcgaccactccTTGCTGCtatatagtggtgtaggtttggctgcgaggcttttcaggaagcagttgcaaggcttttctttagctgcttgtaagttgtctgcatgagttgcttgcaacctgcctgtttaataagaagctgttgcaaatcatttcattgagttgcttgcaacctgcctgcatcagttgcttgtagataaatttcaacaaagtactaaatagataatcttcttcaggaaaatTATCTATAACGGAGTAATGaatgaacatccacaatataatattttcataacacaTATATCTTATTTGTAGAACGAGTAATTGACCGAAGAATATATCATTAGCAAGGAGCTCTCTACTTGAAGTTATTCTCCAATGTATActaattatttttcctttgagCGGAACAGTGAACACACAAGTAACACAGTAAAACTAGAATTTATGACAATTTTTATGACATTAACTCAAACAAATAGTTTACTAGCCCTACTTTAGTTTTCCAGATCTTATTGGATGTTAaacattttagttttttttagatGTGTATATATAATTTAAGCCGAAAGCAAATGAATTCGGTTGAACTCAAAAACTCGGACCGCCTCACATTTTCAGTTGGATTAACCCTCATGGAAAATGAAACGTCGGCGGAATCATTAAAGAAGTGTCATTTCTTTTGTCGGTTGGTTGCTCAGGACCCAATGATCCTCTGCTTTGAGCTTGGCCCTGTTCTCTATTTCCCATATCATCCCCGAGACAActccttttattttgtttctgttagatCTATGAGCATGTTATTCCTAAAATATGTCTAAACAAATTTGCTTTAATTAACTTTCACTAGTAACATTTTAACTTCTTTTGTGGGTAGGACGAGAATTGAATTTTAAATCCCCTAGTTTTAGGGGTTAGTTTTGATTATTGAACTAATCCTTTTACTTAAAACAAGATTTGAACTAATCCTTTGTGGACAGTACAACAGCTGGTGATAAGCGACGCCACCAAATGCTAGTGGATTTAGCTTTTAAGTTTGTGATTTCCACCATTAACTTTGGTCAATATACCTCTTTCTTCAATGCCGTAGATACATTGTAATAGCTGCAAAAGCGGATAAAGAATGGGGTAAAATGATCTTGAGGTGATGCCTAATTTGAAAAATATACGTAAACGTAGGAATATTATTAGACTATACTAAGATAGTAGATCCCTGAATCATTGAATTTGAACACAAACGATCTTTTGagatttaaaagttaaaattaaaaaaggatTGCTACAGTCCAACATATCATAGCAGGTAACTTTTTTTCTTCGGATTACCAATTAATATACTTTGAGAGTTACCTCTAACTATTTTTAAATGACTCGATTATATAACTTATTTTATATTGTCGACACATAACACTTTAAACTCAATGCAAAACATGTTTTCTTAACTTGTCTTTCTCATTACACATTGTCTTGGTCAAAAGTAACACTAGGTGTTGTTATCTATTGGATGAAGGGTAGATCTGCCTATAGGACAATCCTTCACTGCCTAATGACCAGTAAATTTCAATGGTATCTTCTATCTTGGATAAAAGCCACCTGAATGCTTAGAATTTTAATGGTTTGGATGCATTTGATCTTTTCTTTGTGTTTTCTCACAAAAATAAACTAGCAGACTTATACATTGACATTGTTACCAACAAAAAAAGATCTGTGCATTTTCAGTAAACCTTCAAAAGACTACACTACCAAAAATTTAATACCAATATTTTAGTTTTTGAGtgcaaattttttttaaaaaaaaaaataaagcaaaaatccAGTAAAATATTAGGAGAAAATACACTCCACTTCTTTTCGTTCTCAAATTTTTTTCAAACCATAtggttatatttatttatttgtttatgagaTCTTTTGTCCTTGAAACAAAAGTGTAGTTATTTTGTAGTCtccagtctttttattttttttgaagaaacaaaagaaaaaatcaaatgcATCCAAACCATTACTATCTCCGTCTCAAATTATCTGTCGTGTTTTTATTTTGCACaccccttaaaaaataataattagaaagtatttttgactattttacccttatttatgtcttatTGGTATTTGAACAATCATAATATTACCCCATAATTAAGGTGTTTGTAGACTGTAGTCTTCAAAAATAATTACtattccctctgtttcaatttattaGTCATGGTTTGAATTACGAGGgtcatatttttttaattttgaccataaattagatataaattttttaaaataaaatttttataataaaaaactagtatataaaaaatactataagtcataataatttatattttaaaataactaTACCATATATAGGAAAAATATAGTCAAAGAGTACAATTAGTTAACTTTCAAAATAGTAACTATCACTAATAAATTGAGAGGAGGAGTACTACTAAGtgtaaaataggaaaaataattaagtttGTGTTGAActtcttaaataataaataatttgagacaattatttttataaattacgTCAGATAGTTTGGGAAGGAGAGAGTAAAATTCTAAGCAGCCTGGTGGCTTTTATCGAGTATACCATTGAGGTTTAATGGACCATTAACTACTTAAGTGGATCCCATTCCCTTATTCCCTatgcttaaaaaaaaaaaaaaaaaaaacctaaaagaaagaaaaaaatgaacaGAACAATCTTTATCTCCCCCTTTCCCCCCTTTTTCTTGACCTTGAGGTTTAAAGCATTAGCAGGGTGGGGATTGGTTACCAACTCAATCAGTCAACCATGTAGGTGTGACACTACAAACAACTCTAACCATAACCATTTGCAATTCTCTACTACACAATGTGTTAGGGAAacaaactacaacaacaacataaccATAAAAAGAAGCCCTTTTATTAAGGCTCACAAGGGTACCGCTATTTTATACTctatccgtttcaatttatgtgaatctgtttgactgaacacagaatttaaaaaaaaatgaatacttttggaatttgtggtcctacacaattaaaaaataagttcagagtatttgtgtggttataaaagcttctcattaagggtagaattgtaagtttaaggaaaattgttttccaatttagaaaggggtcatttaTTTTAGAACGGATCAAAAagtaaataggttcacataaactgaaacagagagagtatttatttttaaatgttCGTACCAGTTCCCAACAAGTGGCAGTTGAATAACGTGGCTATACAAATGTACGGGCCAACCACTAAACCCTAACTCTCGCGCGCCCCTATAGCCTTATATTTAGACCAAGTTCAACCTGACATCCCCCAATCTCGTCCTTTCCCAAAGTTGCATCTTTATTGTCCTTCCTCTCAAACGGCAAAAATTCCATTAGTTCCAAGAATTACATAGTGTAACTAAGCTTCAAACATGGGTTCTTCTTTGTTTCCAAGTCATGGTTTTGCTATGGAGGAACATCAAAATAAGCCGATTCAAGATTTAAACTTGACGGGATTAACCTTTAAGACTCTTAGCACTGCATCGGCTTCTGAAGAACAGAGCACTGCTGGAGCGAAGAAAGCTAATTGGGGGAATGATTCGTTGTTTGGTTCATATGGGTGGTCAGAACATTCATCTTCCTCAGGTTTAAGCAGCCCTTTTGGGTCTGAACTTGGCTCAACAGAAACTGATGAAACTGAAAGCGAGGAGGATGAAGatttcattgctcagttgactcGCCAAATGGCTGATTATATGCTTAAAGATGacgacgacgaagaagaagaagaagaaggaggaggaggaggaggagatgTTGCTGTTGATAGTAATGATTCTGAAGAAAATAGGGTCCCAAACTACCCTCCCAATATCGCTCAGGTATATTTATATATTCTCAAGATTGGAACTTTGTACCTTCTCTTTTGGTGCCAATTACTTTTACTgaaattgcttttctttttcagtCATCAAATCCAACCGGGCTGGCTAGAAACTGGTCCAATTACAATTCCAGCGAAATATGCTACTATAACAAAGAATCTTTAAGCGCATATGTTAAGCCTACAACAGAGTACTCTGCAGATTCAGTGAAGAATTTTAATACTGTACTTTACTCAAGTGATGATTTGAAGAGACCAATTCAAGtaagaaattaaaattaaactaactttAGGTTGTTTCTTGATAAGTCTTTACTATCTAACTGACTTTTGCTTTTCTGGTTTGGTACTCTTCTTTTGTAGGTTTACCACTTAAAAGACCAACCAACTACACTAAAACATAGGCCTTCTAAAGGAAAAAGAGTCAAGGGGACAACTACTACGGAGTCAGTTCAGAAACTCATGACTGAAAAAAACAGAAACCACAACAAGATGCAGAATACTTTAACCAAAAAACAAACACTTGGTGGGCATGGTGATAAgattcatcttcatcatcatcatcatccaatACAGAGTACTGGAGCGGGTAGGAGGGCTATATTTCTCGGAGGATCCAGGTCGATAAACGGGTCATCTGGAACTGGAGTCTTCTTGCCTCGCAGAATTAACCCAACTGCAAATGAACCAAAAAAGAAATCTGGTACGTCCACTTCTTACTACAGTAATTTTCTTGAATCAATATCTGAAAATTTTTGttgtaatttattaaaattgtgaTAAAACCTTCCCACCAAAATGGAGTAAAAGGGACCCCATTTGGGGTTCAATCAATAGCGTTGCGTTCAGACTTTGTCCGCCTACAATTTTACGCCATGAAGAAACCTGTCACTATCAGAAATGAATACTTCAGGATGCCCACATAAGTTTTTTTCATTTGCTGGTTAGATTCCAGTATCACCGTTTGATGGCTCCTTTGTATTGTTGGAACTATCAATTTTTAAGAATTCTGAAAATGTAGGCAAGATTTATTCCCTCCTTTCGTCTTATTTTACCTTCGCAAagatttttatattattagtATATTTTAAAATGATAACAGGTTAGGTATTATTTTTATTAGGTTATCTATTAATGCAACTTATTTTATAATTACGAAGGGATAGTTTGGTAAGGTGTATGAGAATAATACTGAATATGATGTATTAGTAATATTGATGTTAGTTATGCTGAGCATATTTCTTATCGACTGTTTGGTTTAATGTATTAAAAGTAACATGTATTgcataattttttaaaacaattgtttgtttacaaaaataaatattttgaaaaaagttTTAAAGAGCAGTTCTGTCTTTATACATGTTTATTCATGTATTAGATCCAGGGGCGGTCCAACCTCATCGGAGGCCTAAGCAAAATCTTAATAAGAggcctttatatatatatatatatatatatatatatatatatatatatatatatatatatatatatatatatatataatttaatgaacatcgtttttaaaaaaattagacaagtgaggatgtggaattaaaaaaaatgagaacttagttttataaatacagaaaattaaatgaatttaacGTTGATTGCATACAACTGAAATGGGAGAACCCAGAAAACAAGTGACTCCTTTtttttagtaagtccctttctatatttggtaacaattcaactttagatttttctttttaccatTAATGAGATAATTTCTAACCCAAAAACttttatgatttatttaagattacaagtttcaaaagcctTCCTTTATTTCATAAAATCCATATCCAGTCAAATACTTTCATACAAATTGGGACGGAGAGAGTATAATTTATGttaggaaaataaataataagttagattattagatatagttacgtgaccaactaatgaatagagaaatataattaagtaaaaaaaataaaataagattgacagaaaactattttagttatattaattagaggaagaaatcgagttattaaaaattaatatgacaataaagaaataaatttatcaataataaaagata is drawn from Nicotiana tabacum cultivar K326 chromosome 22, ASM71507v2, whole genome shotgun sequence and contains these coding sequences:
- the LOC107802395 gene encoding uncharacterized protein LOC107802395, producing MGSSLFPSHGFAMEEHQNKPIQDLNLTGLTFKTLSTASASEEQSTAGAKKANWGNDSLFGSYGWSEHSSSSGLSSPFGSELGSTETDETESEEDEDFIAQLTRQMADYMLKDDDDEEEEEEGGGGGGDVAVDSNDSEENRVPNYPPNIAQSSNPTGLARNWSNYNSSEICYYNKESLSAYVKPTTEYSADSVKNFNTVLYSSDDLKRPIQVYHLKDQPTTLKHRPSKGKRVKGTTTTESVQKLMTEKNRNHNKMQNTLTKKQTLGGHGDKIHLHHHHHPIQSTGAGRRAIFLGGSRSINGSSGTGVFLPRRINPTANEPKKKSGGSTVLIPARVLQALQQHFNHMDVLSQSNTCPVSPTHLPKYDAENETEGFVWKENQHSEDQTRSASVVNDQEMQLPQEWTY